In Natranaerobius thermophilus JW/NM-WN-LF, the genomic stretch TTACGCTTGTATGGCTGAAGTTCCCTGTGTTGTAATTAACGTGCAAAGGAGTGGTCCAAGTACTGGAGGGCCTACGGCACCTTCTCAAGGAGATGTGATGCAAGCTAAATGGGGGACTCATGGTGATCATCCCACAATTGCTTTAGCACCGTCTTCAGTACGAGAAACCTTTGACATGACAATTAAAGCTTTTAATCTAGCAGAGAAGTTTAGAACTCCAGTAATACTTTTATTGGATGAAGTTGTAGGTCATTTACGGGAAAACGTAGTTCTTCCCCCTGAAGATGAAATTGAACTTATTAATAGAAAGAAAAGTGATAATAAAAGTGATTATATGCCCTTTGATGCTGAAAGTGATGGAATACCTCCCATGGAAAACTTCGGAGAAGGAAGTTTATATCATGTGACCGGCCTACATCATGATAAAACAGGTTTTCCCAATTTGAATACCCAGGTAGTAGATAGTCTGGTAAGGAGATTAGTTAACAAAGTCGAACAGAATGCTGATGAAATTATAGATATAGAAATTGATGTACCGGAAAATGCCAACACTGTGCTTGTTTCATATGGTTCTGTCGCCAGATCTACGAAGAGTGCTTGCAAAGAACTTAGAGCTAAAGGTAATCAAGTTGGTCATATTAGACTGCAAACAATTTGGCCTTTCCCTTACGATCAACTAAAAGAACAGCTTCAAGGCGTTGAAAGAGTGATCGTACCTGAAATGAATATGGGACAAATTGTCGGTGAAGTTGAAAAATGTGTCGGTACCGATCAACAAGTAGAGGGAGTAAATCGAGTAGATACTCACTTGATTACTCCACAGGAAATAATTAGCACTGTAGAAAGGGAGGAAGGATAATGAGCACTCATCTTAGAAAATATCTGCGCCTGGATAAAATACCACATATTTGGTGTCCAGGTTGC encodes the following:
- a CDS encoding 2-oxoacid:acceptor oxidoreductase subunit alpha, with translation MKNNQAVLMQGNEACVKGALRAGATFYAGYPITPSSEVAEGFAEELPKIGGKFIQMEDEIGSMAAIVGASLTGAKSVTATSGPGFSLKQENLGYACMAEVPCVVINVQRSGPSTGGPTAPSQGDVMQAKWGTHGDHPTIALAPSSVRETFDMTIKAFNLAEKFRTPVILLLDEVVGHLRENVVLPPEDEIELINRKKSDNKSDYMPFDAESDGIPPMENFGEGSLYHVTGLHHDKTGFPNLNTQVVDSLVRRLVNKVEQNADEIIDIEIDVPENANTVLVSYGSVARSTKSACKELRAKGNQVGHIRLQTIWPFPYDQLKEQLQGVERVIVPEMNMGQIVGEVEKCVGTDQQVEGVNRVDTHLITPQEIISTVEREEG